A window of Oncorhynchus keta strain PuntledgeMale-10-30-2019 chromosome 27, Oket_V2, whole genome shotgun sequence contains these coding sequences:
- the LOC118360047 gene encoding acyl-coenzyme A diphosphatase FITM2 yields MSRCTIPIPSAILVPSGNMADVDIIVNKFVALWRIPFVRLKLPWTFLVISMVGSLVKPTQLVPETYFSNSRNVLNMYFVKVSWGWTLLLLTPFIFLIYYKDSLTFALRRMSSLVVATAIWYTFTETFFYIEDATGTCHRDQVPHKEFTTKWRCRNAGGQWDGYDISGHSFILSYSALIIAEEMAPMATMERNRNIVLDLLYVSLNGIVFIWIWMFMCTSVYFHNFWQNGLGTVFGILAWFVTYRVWYPKPLSPGLPLKPTKQS; encoded by the exons ATGTCACGGTGTACCATACCAATCCCCTCAGCCATTCTCGTTCCAAGTGGCAACATGGCAGACGTGGATATCATCGTCAACAAGTTTGTGGCACTTTGGAGGATACCGTTTGTCCGTCTTAAATTGCCGTGGACTTTCTTGGTTATTTCCATGGTGGGATCCCTTGTCAAACCGACACAGCTCGTCCCGGAGACATATTTTAGCAACAGCAGAAATGTTCTCAATAT GTATTTTGTCAAAGTGTCCTGGGGCTGGACTTTATTGCTGTTGACCCCATTCATCTTCCTCATATACTACAAAGACAGCTTGACCTTTGCCCTCCGGCGAATGAGCTCATTGGTGGTGGCCACAGCCATTTGGTACACCTTCACCGAGACCTTCTTCTACATTGAAGATGCCACAGGTACATGCCACAGGGATCAAGTCCCTCATAAAGAATTCACCACAAAGTGGAGATGCAGGAATGCTGGGGGTCAATGGGACGGCTATGACATCTCAGGACACTCGTTCATTCTCTCGTACTCTGCACTTATCATTGCTGAAGAAATGGCACCTATGGCTACCATGGAGAGGAATCGGAACATTGTTCTTGATCTGTTATACGTGTCCCTTAATGGAATAGTATTCATCTGGATATGGATGTTTATGTGTACCTCTGTGTATTTTCATAATTTCTGGCAGAACGGTCTCGGGACTGTTTTTGGAATTCTGGCATGGTTTGTCACGTATCGGGTATGGTATCCAAAGCCCTTATCGCCTGGTCTTCCACTTAAGCCCACAAAGCAGAGTTGA